The Rhipicephalus sanguineus isolate Rsan-2018 chromosome 4, BIME_Rsan_1.4, whole genome shotgun sequence DNA window CAAGCCACTCTAGTGCTTAGAACTTCTTTGGAAAAAGACAATATACTAGAACGacagtggagtgacgcaataaatggTGTCAGTGGAGAATAGCGCTTTGTCCTGTCTCCCTGTGGTGTCGTTTCGCGCTAAAAAGCACTATGGATTCACAACTAGCCCGCGAAAGCAGTGTTGACCCTATACTGGCGTCAATTCAGGCAAGAAGGCTCTTAACAGATCTACTATTGCGTGGGAGAAGAGTAGAATCGAAGCAGGCTTCACACCTTGTGAATTGCGTACAGTGTGGGTAGTATAAAGCTGCTCCCCCCACCACCAGCCGATTACAAAAGGCACAGCCATAACCCTTCATTACTATCATCATCTTGTGCAGCAAGCGCAcctattgccttacagacgcgtaatGGGCAGTTTGCTACTTCGCGAAACACATTATGGCGCGGTGGGTacctcgctacttcgcaaaatgctGATTCATAGTAAATTGGCTACCCAACAACTTCAAGTAGGCGCCCTAAGAGAGTTTGCAATGAGCTATATGAACGCCACTCTTCCAGGTTATACGCTTTGACTGTGCCTCCTGTTCCGCGCAGGACTGgtgcttttttagatgcgaagcatctcatggcggagttcaaaccggtggtggtggtggtggtggcgtgcggcgtgaccacccttttagcgcttattctttcagtgttcatgcaTAACCatctagcccaacagtctgttctgctaatgtacacccttactgcgcatgcgcaaaccctctctacaacctcctctccactcccacttcccctctcccctttactcctctccactacccctctgaaacgcgggctcgacatggtcccctttagcgggagatggtgtgatttttactAAACACATCTGTCCGCCTTTCATCTTTCACCTCCTCATTCTTCCTGTGTGTGGCGGCGCATATCTTTTCTGGCTTATTCACAGCTGTATCAACTACTACTTGCTTTAGTCTCTGCGATAAGGCATTGATATGGGGACTCTGTTCTACAATGTTCTCGTTCTTAATGCTACCTGAACGTCCTGTCGCTCTAAGCCTATTGGAGCAATTCCGTTTGCTTACACCTACAGGTCATCGTTAGTGCCTACTAGTGGGCTTGTTTCACATCTTCGGGGCGATTATTATCATCATCTCTTCGAGGCATACTCGTGAAGAAGCGGGTATGAAAGCGCGAAGGTTCGTCCTGGCTTTCTGGCTTTCGTCGATTACAGAACAGAGCCTCCAGGAGTGCCGGGAGGAGTACAAGAAGCCGGGGCCAACACACACCGCCTGCTTACCGCCGAACGCGAAGTGCGCCATCGCGGCCAGAGAAGTGAACGCGGCTGAACGGAGAGTTATCCTAGAAACGCACAACGCCTACAGGAGCATGGTGGCCATGGGCAAAATCAGGTACTTTCCCGAGGCCAAGAATATGCAGCAGCTGTTCTGGAATGAAGAGCTGGCTTCCGTGGCACAGGCGCTGGCCGACCAGTGCACACCAGACAGCGGAAAGCTAATTCACGATGAACCTGATGCCCGTTTCACCACCAAGTTCAACTTCACGGGACAAAACTTGGCCTTCCGCGCAAGCAGTGCCCCTTTCAAAGGCCCCGACTGGCTCGGTCGGATCGAAGCATGGTTCAACGAGCACCCGCACTACCCGCCGAGCAGATTGGGTAACTTCTCCTCTCGCTCCAGAGATCCTACTGGACACTTTACGCAGCTTGTGTGGGCGACGACGCGCTACGTGGGCTGCGGCTACGTCAGTTACAATGTCATTCGTTACTCAAAGTTGCCGTACATGCAGCTGTACGTGTGCAACTACGCCGACGCTGGCAACGTCCGCACGTTTCCCGTGTACGATGCAGGTGACATGTGCTCAGCCTGCCCCGAAGGTACCGCTTGTGTCAAAGACACCGGACTGTGCTCGTCTCTCGAAGAACGTGGCGAGTCGGGAATGAAGGCGGGGCTTCCGCAGTCGCGTCACGGTGAACGCGGCGACCACTCTGCGTCAACTCGAAAAAGCGCAGCGCCTGAAAATGTTCAGCCGTTGAGGTCTGCTTCCACGGTGTGTGTGATTGCTGCGGTCTACGATATGATATTGGACTGCTGGGCTTCTGTCATGTACCCAGAACGCCAAGAAGCGCATAATCTCTCATGTCTTACTTTGACTTTTGTCTTCTTGACCCTGACGCTATTCTCCTGAAAATATAAACGAAGATTTGCTCGAGCTGCCATTAGATCACAAAGTATGCGTAGAAATGACAGATGTATACACAGCATTATCTCTCGAGCAAGGGACCCGCTGCTCggatatttctttggagttaatTGCGTGTACTTCAGATTTACCTGACCTAACAGTAGATGTGCCGTTACTTCTTTTCCGCGTGAATAAACGTATGTTTTGCTCTAGGCAACCGTGTACACCTTCTTTTATAAATACCTGGCCGTTAACTTTCGGTCTTTCCAAGAGGGGCCGGAAAGCTATGAGCGGCTGATAGCAGCTTTAGCTGATGAGAGCCCAAACAATACACTTTAGGTGGGTACATTGCCAGAAGCCCCACAGGGATTGCCTTCTATATGTGTTAATTTGAATGCTTTTGTGGAACAAAAggccaaaaacaaacaaaaatttatTAGCCGGGTGACTAAAAAGATGTCACGACCATGATGTCCGAGCATTTCGGTATCTTCGTCTTTCACCGCAGACTCAATGCACACTGCCCACTACATGGCTCCCCGTAGCGATGAATGCCATGGCGGTGCCAGCGTCTACATGAGCTGGCTTCAAACGGTCTATAGAAATCGTCTCTTCGCGTCCGTTAACAAGGAGTGTGAAGTACGTAGGATCACTACTGAGGGTTTTGAAAGGACCGTCGTAGGGCACTTGTGATGGAGAGCGAGTAGCATCGTGGCAGATGAGTACGTGGCTGGTATGAAGTCATGATGGGTTCGTGTAAACAGTCTTGCGATCATGACGAAGGGGCGGTGGTAAAACAGTCGCCATAGTAGTTCGCAGGCGGTCGGCGTTAGAAATGACCACGGCCACATGTAGCGGGAGGTCTACCTGAGCCCGTGACGGTTCCGAGGCAAGGAACTCACCAGGTACGCGAAGTTTCGTGCCAAAAGCTAGCTTTGCTGACGAGAACTCTGCATCTTCTTTCACAGAGGTGCGAAGACCTAGTAGAACCAAAGGCAGGCTCTCTGACCATGGGTGCTATGCacgatggcccgagtttggcgaaactcggtatctttccgagctctggcgacacccccttttgaacgagctaatagtacgataaggtgaaatccatccctcagcgcgcgctccgttccattggttacgatggaacgcggcatcacgtcaagggcagtcgagaaggttgggtggtgtcgtaaaactagaggcaccttctttcatttgtttgtcgttccactgagcgcagacgtgcacccatgcaggaaaagtggcagaaagctctactaactatattttttatgtgtgcgcgggccgtttgaattcattttcaagcgtttaatgtctgcagcaagtatcctttcgaagaagcagcaccgtggcctccgagattagttccgaccgagcgcctttcaacaccgcggctagagctaatcgccgaggccacgtgtataatcaccatggtcggcctgtacattctagcgcgttgctcggccggcgcgcgccctcgtcgttctcttcttcatcgtctgctcggtcccagagcacgtgcacccggctgattagctagctaagtcaggacgtactatgacgaagctgattaggccaaatcttgctaaggtcgagctaactaagccacgtctttctaagaccatgctaatgaagccgtgtaaagctaagaacaaggtaattgagatcatgataaataacatgacgctaattaggatcgtgtaatTAAAGTCAAGATAATCAacaccttactcgccgagatcgtgtaattaggatcgttctaattacgaatatgctaattacctctgtaccaTTCAGGACCTTTCAAATTAAACCAATGTGATTATcaccgtggtaattaagacattattagttattgttaagtaacacgacgctaattatgaaCGTGTTAATTagatcgtgctcattaggattacgctaattacctctgtactattcaggaccttgcgaaataaacctgagtaattaatggtgcggtatttaaaacattatcaattaatgctaattaacacgacgataattaggagcgtgtaattaaaacaaagataagcaacaccttactcaccgaggacgtgttaattgggaccgtgctaattagtattatgctaattacttcTGTAGTTAATTAATgtagtggtaattaaaacattaacaattaagaaatgaCTATTCACTaacatgttagttaagaccttcctaagcgatagcaccaatattgagaccgaactgacacggtgctTACACAGAAccagaccaagcagactgagtagacgagccacgtaaaaaggtggaagaagctaggtgaccacaaactccaccgatggcccaagccctgcacaagcactgcaagctgaacaaattactttatatgcaaagaagctgctgagtagcgtccaccgcatgaaacactttaCAGGCACACCGGCGCTATGatagtcacgagttgaactggggccttatcagaatcaacgagtttgtgcccgagttcgcgcgtcaatcaatttgattgacagaagCGCGCGGCGAAGAGCGGGCTAGCCCACCGCGTTCCCTcatgccgaggagcagtgctcacgcaacaacgccagcgagcggcacgattcatctatgagcttaatcgcacagactatgcacacacgcacgaagaactaaaggttatatcatcacgtggctacggtaCCTCgatcgcattcaatttcaccgctctcacgacgtaccactcacagctgtgaagcaagtgcccctggtgggtTTTGCGGCGAggaatgttattatttacttgtttgtggagacattgtttctaccgattcgctaatacaaaaaatgttcatacgtgtaatgtaagtatagcagtagcctgtccatttatttatctgtaatattccagagaagcgaaatgagcTGCACCAGAgcgctgcgtggtcgcccttgttgccttcgagagtgaaatttccatgcactaggtagaacgaaagaattttccgaaaggggacaaacgcccacgaacgcgcccatgggaggcgcgatcaccagttggcaaaaagatagcgcgacaatcacgctgacgtcgctgcactgtcaaaatgttgactgagtggcggcgctgacgcgttcgcacgcggtattcctttgaaaaccgccgcaaatgcgcgcatgcgtttgtgacgccattctcgttatttagccgttttagatgcgaagtatcttaaggtcgagctcagtccggcggtggtggtggtgggggtgtgcggcgtgaccacccttactgcgcatgcgcataccctctccacacacctcctctccactcaccctctcccctccccctctcccatacccctctcccctccccctttccactcttcctctgaaacgcgggctagacatgccgaaattctctcctgcgcagagccgcgatgagctcgagcacatgcgcgtcccctccccttctctctcctctcctacgctgcccccctctcgcccgcctgtcgactgcgttccccgctcgccctgtgagaattaacggccaggctagatggaagatacgacgcgcgtagcgtccctcttcgcgttccacgacgcgaggtcggtagcatg harbors:
- the LOC125758282 gene encoding CRISP/Allergen/PR-1-like; this translates as MKARRFVLAFWLSSITEQSLQECREEYKKPGPTHTACLPPNAKCAIAAREVNAAERRVILETHNAYRSMVAMGKIRYFPEAKNMQQLFWNEELASVAQALADQCTPDSGKLIHDEPDARFTTKFNFTGQNLAFRASSAPFKGPDWLGRIEAWFNEHPHYPPSRLGNFSSRSRDPTGHFTQLVWATTRYVGCGYVSYNVIRYSKLPYMQLYVCNYADAGNVRTFPVYDAGDMCSACPEGTACVKDTGLCSSLEERGESGMKAGLPQSRHGERGDHSASTRKSAAPENVQPLRSASTVCVIAAVYDMILDCWASVMYPERQEAHNLSCLTLTFVFLTLTLFS